A window of the Synechococcus sp. LTW-R genome harbors these coding sequences:
- a CDS encoding molybdenum cofactor biosynthesis protein MoaE gives MDRPIPTLIRLHPERFDPLEVLQHWEEGLLEAGLPRAAATSSFIGRVRAGDGVVALELEHYPGMTEAELQRIATSVSQRHGALACLIEHRVGRIAVDEAIVCVAVWADRRGPAQRCCQELLEELKHNAPFWKREWNADGSSQWIEGNTPL, from the coding sequence ATGGACAGGCCGATCCCGACCTTGATTCGTTTGCATCCAGAGCGGTTCGATCCCCTGGAGGTGCTGCAGCACTGGGAGGAGGGACTCCTGGAGGCCGGCCTCCCGCGGGCGGCGGCCACGAGCTCCTTCATCGGGCGCGTGCGCGCAGGCGATGGCGTAGTGGCACTCGAGCTCGAGCATTACCCGGGGATGACGGAAGCGGAACTGCAGCGCATCGCCACCTCCGTCAGCCAACGCCATGGCGCCCTGGCCTGCCTGATCGAGCATCGGGTGGGCCGCATCGCCGTGGACGAGGCCATCGTTTGCGTCGCGGTCTGGGCCGACCGGCGCGGTCCAGCCCAGCGCTGCTGCCAGGAGCTGCTCGAAGAGCTCAAACACAACGCCCCCTTTTGGAAGCGGGAATGGAACGCCGATGGATCCAGCCAGTGGATCGAGGGCAACACCCCCCTTTAA
- a CDS encoding MoaD/ThiS family protein, which yields MGSSAPGSIRVRLFASLREQAGWGERDWPLAEPTTAKQLWAELGLARSLDGVRVAINQRFASADTPLESGDELAFLPPISGG from the coding sequence ATGGGCTCCAGCGCACCAGGCTCAATCCGCGTCCGCCTCTTCGCCAGCCTCAGGGAGCAAGCCGGCTGGGGGGAGCGGGACTGGCCCCTCGCCGAACCGACAACCGCGAAACAGCTGTGGGCTGAACTGGGCCTCGCCCGATCCCTCGATGGGGTGCGAGTGGCCATCAACCAACGCTTTGCCAGCGCCGACACGCCGCTCGAGAGCGGAGACGAGCTGGCCTTCCTGCCGCCGATCAGTGGGGGCTGA
- the moaB gene encoding molybdenum cofactor biosynthesis protein B: MGLSIALLTVSDTRTLAEDRSGAALQQRLEGSGHQLYERRLVPDNRYQIRSELSRWIADEAVQVVISSGGTGLTGRDGTPEAVEPLLDKTIEGFGELFRVLSFETIGTSSLQSRCLAGVANGTVVFVLPGSLDAVETAWDRLIAAQLDATTRPCNLVQLFPRLREAP; encoded by the coding sequence TTGGGCCTTTCGATTGCGCTGTTGACCGTCTCTGACACGCGGACCCTCGCTGAGGATCGCTCGGGGGCTGCGCTGCAGCAGCGGCTTGAGGGGTCAGGCCATCAACTGTATGAGCGCCGTTTGGTGCCGGACAACCGCTACCAAATCCGCTCCGAACTGAGCCGTTGGATTGCCGATGAGGCGGTGCAGGTGGTCATCAGCAGTGGCGGCACCGGTTTGACCGGACGCGACGGGACGCCGGAGGCCGTCGAGCCGCTCCTGGACAAGACCATCGAGGGCTTCGGCGAGCTGTTTCGGGTGCTCTCCTTCGAGACCATCGGCACCAGCAGCCTCCAGAGCCGTTGCCTGGCCGGCGTGGCCAATGGGACGGTCGTCTTTGTGTTGCCGGGGTCCCTCGACGCGGTGGAAACCGCCTGGGATCGTCTGATCGCAGCCCAGCTCGACGCCACGACCCGTCCCTGCAACTTGGTGCAGCTGTTCCCCCGGTTGCGCGAAGCGCCGTGA
- a CDS encoding sulfite exporter TauE/SafE family protein: MTGLEPGLLLALGLIAFHYACVGHAGASGYIASLALFAVQLEWIRPMALVMNLVVASLASWRFYRDGHLPVVVQRRLLLPLLSCSIPAALLGGSLRLPGEGLSLFLAIVLLFSALRLCWSPSERTGGAVALPPWPVVLLTGAVLGLLAGLSGTGGGIFLTPLVLLAGWLPIRLAAGVSSAFIWCNSLAGLSGWLLSYGASALPPAPLLLAPLPLVALAGALGSWCGSRRFQEVWIRRLLALVLLLASLKLSGLLPLP; encoded by the coding sequence GTGACGGGCTTGGAGCCCGGGCTGCTGCTCGCCCTGGGGCTAATTGCCTTCCACTATGCCTGCGTCGGCCATGCCGGTGCCTCCGGCTACATCGCCAGCCTGGCCCTCTTCGCGGTGCAGCTGGAGTGGATCCGGCCCATGGCCCTGGTCATGAACCTGGTGGTGGCGAGCCTGGCGAGTTGGCGTTTTTACCGCGATGGCCACCTGCCGGTCGTCGTTCAGCGGCGCCTGCTGTTGCCGCTGCTCTCCTGCTCCATTCCGGCGGCCCTGCTCGGCGGCAGCTTGCGCTTGCCCGGTGAGGGCTTGAGCCTCTTCTTGGCGATCGTCTTGCTCTTTTCTGCCCTGCGGCTTTGCTGGTCTCCCTCAGAGCGCACGGGCGGGGCCGTGGCCTTGCCGCCATGGCCTGTGGTCTTGCTGACGGGCGCGGTGCTGGGCCTGCTGGCCGGGTTGAGCGGGACCGGTGGCGGCATCTTTTTGACGCCGCTGGTGCTGCTCGCGGGTTGGCTTCCGATCCGCCTGGCGGCCGGGGTCTCCTCGGCTTTTATCTGGTGCAATTCCTTGGCGGGGCTCAGTGGTTGGCTGCTGAGCTACGGCGCGTCAGCCCTGCCTCCAGCCCCGCTTTTGCTGGCCCCCTTGCCGCTGGTGGCCCTGGCGGGAGCCCTGGGGAGTTGGTGCGGCAGTCGCCGTTTTCAAGAGGTCTGGATTCGCCGCCTGTTGGCGCTGGTCTTGCTGCTGGCCAGCCTGAAGTTGTCCGGCCTCTTGCCCTTGCCCTAG
- the moaA gene encoding GTP 3',8-cyclase MoaA, which yields MSAGTATDQLQRPLGVLRLSLTARCNLACPYCQPDGQEPADRLSTQQRLRVIEAACSLGVGSLRLTGGEPLLAPDLDDLLEAIDQGRRAAGSPLSALRDIALTTNGVLLSPARALRLRQAGLQRLTISLDAVDPALVGEMSGRPQQGKQLLEQVLAAIAAAKAAGFDPAAGELKLNSVIQRGRNDDQLLPLAALAREQGLELRLIETMDVGNRNGWSPEDVVPAAEMLQRLSHHWPLEPLGRAAHGTASRWRYRDGHGAVAVVASISQPFCGDCNRLRVTANGMAYTCLFASEGQDLKPWLQSPSQLRRAMGQLWHQRQDRYSEERTSSAGQPKAEMAYLGG from the coding sequence ATGAGCGCAGGCACCGCAACCGATCAACTCCAGCGTCCCCTCGGAGTCCTGCGGCTTTCCCTGACGGCGCGCTGCAACCTGGCGTGCCCCTACTGCCAACCCGACGGGCAGGAGCCCGCCGACCGGCTGAGCACGCAGCAGCGGCTGCGGGTGATCGAAGCGGCCTGCAGCCTGGGGGTCGGCAGCCTGCGCCTCACCGGCGGAGAACCCCTCTTGGCCCCCGATCTCGACGACCTGCTCGAGGCGATCGACCAGGGACGCCGGGCAGCGGGCAGCCCCCTCAGCGCCCTGAGAGACATCGCGCTGACGACCAATGGCGTCCTGCTCAGCCCAGCCCGCGCGCTGCGGCTGCGGCAAGCCGGGTTGCAACGCCTGACCATCAGCCTCGATGCCGTCGACCCCGCGCTGGTGGGGGAGATGAGTGGCCGGCCGCAGCAGGGGAAGCAGCTCTTGGAGCAGGTCCTGGCGGCCATCGCCGCGGCCAAAGCCGCTGGATTTGATCCGGCCGCTGGGGAGCTGAAGCTCAACAGCGTGATCCAACGCGGCCGCAACGACGATCAACTGCTCCCCCTCGCGGCCCTCGCCCGGGAGCAGGGCCTGGAGTTGCGGCTGATCGAAACGATGGATGTGGGCAACCGCAATGGCTGGTCCCCCGAGGACGTCGTCCCCGCCGCCGAAATGCTCCAGCGCCTCAGCCACCACTGGCCCCTGGAGCCCCTTGGGCGTGCCGCCCATGGCACCGCCAGCCGCTGGCGTTACCGCGATGGCCACGGCGCGGTCGCCGTGGTGGCCTCGATCAGCCAACCCTTCTGCGGCGATTGCAACCGGCTGCGGGTCACCGCCAATGGCATGGCCTACACCTGCCTGTTCGCCTCCGAAGGCCAAGACCTCAAGCCTTGGCTGCAGAGCCCAAGTCAGCTCCGCCGCGCGATGGGCCAGCTCTGGCACCAGCGCCAGGACCGCTACAGCGAAGAGCGCACGTCCAGCGCGGGGCAGCCCAAAGCGGAGATGGCCTACCTGGGGGGCTAG
- a CDS encoding molybdenum cofactor guanylyltransferase → MTPMRLEGAVLCGGASRRMGQDKAALPHPNGGSWLSHAAELLSQVCPSVAVCSQHSSHADLIAELERVALALEPTPAQGPLHALQLVLPRGSDSALLVAPVDMPQLTRSALDALIAQWKHSPSQAAVAHDGERLQPLLGIYPGGAEQRIGLAEVLASGERRWQAWLATIPHQAVVLPAQPLINANTPAERARLMA, encoded by the coding sequence ATGACTCCGATGCGGCTCGAGGGAGCAGTGCTCTGCGGCGGCGCCAGCCGGCGGATGGGCCAGGACAAGGCAGCCCTCCCCCACCCCAACGGCGGGAGCTGGCTGTCCCATGCGGCTGAACTCTTGAGCCAGGTCTGCCCCTCCGTGGCGGTCTGCAGCCAACACAGCAGCCATGCCGACCTCATCGCCGAACTTGAGCGGGTTGCATTGGCCCTCGAGCCCACACCAGCCCAAGGCCCCCTCCACGCCCTGCAGCTGGTCCTTCCCAGGGGTAGCGACAGCGCCCTTCTAGTGGCACCAGTGGACATGCCCCAGCTCACCCGAAGCGCACTGGATGCATTGATCGCGCAGTGGAAGCACTCCCCCAGCCAGGCCGCCGTGGCCCATGACGGCGAGCGGTTGCAGCCCCTGCTGGGGATCTATCCCGGTGGAGCCGAGCAACGCATCGGTCTGGCCGAGGTCCTGGCCAGCGGAGAGCGGCGCTGGCAGGCCTGGCTCGCCACCATCCCCCATCAAGCTGTAGTGCTCCCCGCCCAGCCGCTGATCAATGCGAACACCCCGGCCGAGCGCGCCAGGCTGATGGCATGA
- a CDS encoding NarK family nitrate/nitrite MFS transporter yields MLSDLWSLQGRYRTLHLTWFAFFLTFVVWFNLAPLATTVKADLGLDLGQIRTVAICNVALTIPARVLIGMLLDKFGPRKTYSGILVFSVIPCLLFASAQDFNQLVVARLLLSIVGAGFVIGIRMVAEWFPPKQIGLAEGIYGGWGNFGSAFSALTLVALAGFLSFSGGFELPTGAILNWRGAIALTGIISAVYGVIYFFNVTDTPPGKTYQKPAKSAGLEVTSMRDFWGLLGMNVPFAAILCVLCWRLQKVGFLNAGTYPLALLAVLVWFGFQTWGIIRTNRDLINGVKQYPKEDRYEFKQVAILELTYIVNFGSELAVVSMLPTFFETTFDLPKATAGILASCFAFVNLVARPGGGLISDKLGSRKNTMAFLTGGLGIGYLIMSMIKPGTFSGGLGITVAVLITMLASFFVQAGEGATFAMVPLVKKRVTGQIAGLVGAYGNVGAVAYLTIFSLLPMWMGGGKDPSAEIVASSNSAFFQILGIAGLIVAFLCFFFLKEPEGSFSEEHADEKLLVNA; encoded by the coding sequence ATGCTTAGCGATCTTTGGTCGCTCCAGGGGAGATATCGCACTCTTCATCTCACCTGGTTCGCGTTCTTCCTGACGTTCGTCGTCTGGTTCAACCTTGCTCCTCTAGCGACAACCGTTAAGGCCGATCTTGGTCTTGATCTTGGTCAAATTCGTACCGTTGCGATCTGCAACGTCGCTCTCACGATTCCCGCCCGCGTGCTGATTGGCATGCTGCTGGACAAGTTCGGTCCCCGTAAGACCTACTCGGGCATTCTTGTCTTCTCGGTCATCCCCTGTCTGCTGTTTGCATCGGCGCAGGACTTCAACCAGCTGGTGGTCGCTCGCCTGCTGCTCTCCATCGTTGGTGCCGGCTTCGTGATCGGCATCCGTATGGTGGCGGAGTGGTTCCCGCCCAAACAAATCGGCCTTGCTGAAGGCATCTACGGCGGTTGGGGCAACTTTGGCTCCGCCTTCTCCGCGCTGACTCTGGTTGCCCTGGCTGGCTTCCTCTCCTTCTCCGGCGGCTTCGAGCTGCCCACTGGCGCCATCTTGAATTGGCGTGGAGCGATTGCTCTGACCGGCATCATTTCGGCCGTCTACGGGGTGATCTACTTCTTTAACGTCACCGACACTCCTCCCGGGAAGACCTACCAAAAGCCAGCCAAGTCTGCCGGTCTTGAAGTCACCTCCATGCGGGACTTCTGGGGTCTGCTGGGCATGAATGTTCCCTTCGCGGCCATTCTCTGCGTGCTCTGCTGGCGCCTGCAAAAGGTTGGTTTCCTGAACGCCGGCACCTATCCCCTGGCGCTCCTCGCTGTTCTGGTTTGGTTTGGCTTCCAGACCTGGGGCATTATTCGCACCAACCGCGACCTGATCAACGGCGTTAAGCAGTACCCCAAGGAGGACCGCTACGAGTTCAAGCAGGTCGCCATTCTGGAGCTCACCTACATCGTGAACTTCGGATCTGAGCTGGCCGTTGTCTCCATGCTGCCCACGTTCTTCGAGACCACGTTTGATCTGCCGAAGGCCACCGCCGGCATCTTGGCGTCCTGTTTTGCCTTCGTGAATTTGGTGGCTCGCCCTGGTGGCGGCCTGATTTCCGACAAGCTCGGCAGCCGCAAAAACACCATGGCCTTCCTCACCGGTGGCCTGGGCATTGGTTACTTGATCATGAGCATGATCAAGCCGGGCACTTTCTCCGGTGGCCTGGGCATCACCGTCGCGGTGTTGATCACGATGCTCGCCTCGTTCTTCGTTCAGGCGGGTGAAGGCGCCACCTTCGCGATGGTGCCCCTGGTCAAGAAGCGCGTCACCGGTCAGATCGCAGGTCTGGTCGGCGCCTACGGCAACGTTGGTGCAGTGGCTTACCTGACGATCTTCAGCCTCCTGCCGATGTGGATGGGTGGCGGCAAGGATCCTTCTGCCGAGATCGTTGCCTCCTCCAACAGCGCCTTCTTCCAGATCCTCGGGATTGCCGGACTGATCGTCGCTTTCCTCTGCTTCTTCTTTCTCAAGGAGCCCGAGGGTTCCTTCTCTGAAGAGCACGCTGACGAGAAGCTGCTCGTCAACGCTTGA
- a CDS encoding nitrate reductase gives MASGNVRSQCPYCGVGCGLELIPPALPGQAVKRDAEGNPMWTARGDRQHPSSLGQVCIKGATVGETLGRGRLREPLYRASLDEPFQPITWEQAMDLLVGRIRSTLATKGPDAIAMYGSGQFHTEDYYLAQKLLKGALGTNNFDANSRLCMSSAVAGYTRSLGSDGPPACYEDLDHCTVAFLIGTNTAECHPVLFQRLLKRKKRHPGSVKIVVVDPRFTETAKAADVHLPIAPGTDLALLHGLAHLVLRENGQDPAFIDDHTENYKAFFDLAARWTPRKVARFCNIPEKRLREVAELFHRRERVLSLWSMGVNQRREGTAVVGGLINLHLLTAQIGKEGAGPFSLTGQPNAMGGREAGGLAHLLPGYRVVTNLEHRQEVEQAWQFPAGRIAATPGLAAWQQVEAMERGELDLWWVAATNPLVSMPDLDRVKAAMRRCPLVVVSDAYADTETSHYAHLLLPAAQWSEKAGAMTNSERRVTYCPAYRPRHGESRPDWEVFAEVGRRLGFEEQFSYASAAEVYAEFSQLTAGRLCDVSGLSHALLEAAGPQQWPFPAGASASGEAKRLYSDHHFTTPSGRARFCTDQPMGLAEPPCETYPLVLTVGRYLGQWHTMTRTGKVERLQTMHPKPLLEVHPQDALELQLKDGELAAVSSRRGHITATVKLTECIRRGSVFLPMHWGFTQENACEANTLMHDQACPVSKQPELKACAVIVAPAVSVVKPLEQEAGRLEALRRWFTPALR, from the coding sequence ATGGCCTCCGGCAACGTGCGCAGCCAATGCCCCTACTGCGGTGTGGGCTGTGGTCTTGAACTGATTCCACCGGCCTTGCCCGGCCAGGCGGTCAAGCGTGATGCCGAGGGCAATCCCATGTGGACGGCTCGGGGTGACCGCCAGCACCCTTCGAGCCTGGGCCAGGTCTGCATCAAGGGCGCGACCGTTGGCGAGACCTTGGGTCGTGGTCGGCTTCGCGAGCCCCTCTACCGCGCCAGCCTGGACGAACCGTTCCAACCCATCACTTGGGAGCAGGCGATGGACCTGCTGGTGGGCCGCATCCGCAGCACCTTGGCCACCAAGGGGCCCGATGCGATTGCGATGTATGGATCGGGCCAGTTCCACACCGAGGACTACTACCTGGCCCAGAAGCTGCTGAAAGGTGCCCTGGGCACGAACAACTTCGATGCCAACTCCCGCCTGTGCATGAGCTCCGCGGTGGCGGGCTACACCCGCAGCCTGGGCTCCGATGGTCCGCCCGCCTGTTACGAGGATTTGGACCACTGCACGGTGGCCTTCCTGATCGGGACCAACACCGCGGAATGCCACCCGGTGCTGTTTCAGCGCCTCTTGAAACGCAAAAAGCGCCATCCCGGCAGCGTGAAGATCGTCGTCGTCGATCCCCGCTTCACGGAGACCGCGAAGGCTGCGGATGTGCATCTGCCGATTGCGCCTGGTACGGACTTGGCGTTGCTCCACGGCCTGGCCCATTTGGTTCTCCGCGAGAACGGTCAGGACCCGGCCTTCATTGACGATCACACCGAGAACTACAAGGCCTTCTTTGATTTGGCGGCCCGCTGGACGCCGCGCAAGGTTGCTCGGTTCTGCAACATTCCAGAAAAGCGGCTGCGGGAGGTGGCGGAGCTCTTCCACCGCCGTGAGCGGGTGCTCAGCCTGTGGTCGATGGGGGTCAACCAGCGGCGCGAAGGCACCGCGGTGGTGGGTGGTCTGATCAACCTGCATCTGTTGACCGCTCAGATCGGTAAGGAGGGTGCGGGTCCCTTCTCCCTGACCGGCCAGCCCAATGCCATGGGTGGACGCGAGGCCGGGGGCTTGGCCCATCTCCTGCCGGGCTATCGCGTTGTGACCAACCTTGAGCACCGCCAGGAGGTGGAACAGGCGTGGCAGTTCCCGGCCGGACGCATCGCGGCGACCCCCGGCTTGGCGGCCTGGCAACAGGTGGAGGCGATGGAGCGCGGTGAGCTGGATCTGTGGTGGGTGGCCGCCACCAACCCGTTGGTGAGCATGCCGGACCTCGATCGGGTCAAGGCCGCGATGCGGCGCTGCCCGTTGGTGGTGGTCAGCGACGCCTACGCCGATACCGAGACCTCCCACTACGCGCACCTGTTGTTGCCCGCGGCCCAGTGGAGTGAAAAGGCCGGGGCGATGACCAATTCGGAGCGTCGGGTGACCTACTGCCCGGCCTACCGCCCCCGCCATGGGGAGAGCCGTCCGGATTGGGAGGTGTTCGCCGAGGTGGGCCGGCGTTTGGGTTTTGAGGAGCAATTCAGCTACGCCTCGGCTGCGGAGGTGTATGCGGAATTCAGTCAGCTCACTGCGGGCCGACTCTGTGATGTCTCCGGCCTCAGTCACGCCTTGTTGGAGGCGGCGGGCCCGCAGCAGTGGCCCTTCCCCGCGGGGGCATCAGCCAGCGGCGAGGCGAAGCGGCTTTACAGCGACCATCATTTCACAACGCCTTCGGGCCGTGCCCGCTTCTGCACGGATCAACCCATGGGTCTGGCGGAGCCCCCCTGTGAGACCTACCCGTTGGTGCTCACCGTTGGCCGGTATCTGGGGCAGTGGCACACGATGACCCGCACGGGGAAGGTCGAGCGGTTGCAGACCATGCACCCCAAACCCCTGTTGGAGGTGCATCCGCAAGATGCCTTGGAGCTGCAGTTAAAGGATGGGGAGCTGGCCGCCGTGAGCTCCCGCCGCGGACACATCACGGCGACGGTGAAGCTCACCGAATGTATCCGCCGGGGCTCGGTGTTTCTTCCGATGCATTGGGGGTTCACCCAGGAGAACGCCTGTGAGGCCAACACCTTGATGCACGATCAGGCCTGCCCGGTGTCTAAGCAGCCGGAACTCAAGGCCTGCGCCGTGATCGTTGCTCCAGCGGTGTCGGTGGTGAAGCCGCTCGAGCAGGAGGCTGGACGGCTCGAGGCGCTGCGCCGTTGGTTTACGCCAGCACTTCGCTGA
- a CDS encoding nitrate reductase associated protein — protein MTSEAPSASHCFDFESDFIGNWRCIPLCVRRKLDLCGVKLKLNHWLALNQTQRQSLVDWEDTPEGLDHLRQHLLACTESMADGQAKTLPIATGEAWQNPIEIPELLTAAAETRGISLRLEQWSALNELERFALCKLARPGHDHHNLEAAFSEVLA, from the coding sequence GTGACCTCTGAGGCCCCCTCGGCAAGCCATTGCTTTGACTTCGAGAGCGATTTCATCGGCAATTGGCGCTGCATTCCCCTCTGCGTGCGCCGCAAGCTGGATCTCTGTGGCGTGAAGCTCAAACTCAACCACTGGCTGGCCCTGAACCAAACGCAACGGCAGAGCCTCGTCGACTGGGAGGACACGCCGGAGGGCCTCGATCACCTCCGCCAACACCTGCTGGCGTGCACCGAGTCCATGGCCGACGGTCAGGCCAAAACACTGCCGATCGCAACGGGGGAGGCCTGGCAGAACCCCATCGAGATTCCCGAGCTCCTCACAGCCGCCGCCGAGACCCGCGGCATCAGCCTCCGGCTTGAGCAGTGGTCCGCCCTCAACGAGCTCGAGCGCTTCGCCCTCTGCAAGCTCGCGCGGCCGGGGCATGACCACCACAACCTGGAGGCGGCCTTCAGCGAAGTGCTGGCGTAA
- a CDS encoding anthranilate phosphoribosyltransferase family protein: MTIAAPVADSSSQGRATFKAYLQKVGSGEHTSSGLSREEAAHALELMLDGAASPAQIGAFLIAHRIRRPEPQELTGMLDVYRQRGPQLRTEKPAISFGMPFDGRTRTAPIYPLTALVLSSAGLPVVLQGAGRIPVKYGITAMELFAALGLQLAGRSVAWVQEKLQRCDLALVHQPDHLPDAESLIPYREDLGKRPPLASLELLWTAHQGEHLLVSGFVHPPTEARAWKALELAGETNVLTVKGLEGSTDLPISRACVTGRPRPGDEGRQILHPRDNGCYGADPLWEGLETWSSQAAAALGGQGELATALVWNAGTYLWQTGLESTHANGLERSRELLRSGAVMTHLQRLRQEMG, translated from the coding sequence ATGACCATCGCCGCACCCGTCGCCGACAGCAGCTCCCAAGGCCGAGCAACCTTCAAGGCCTATCTGCAGAAAGTGGGCAGTGGCGAGCACACCAGCAGTGGTCTGAGCCGGGAAGAGGCTGCCCATGCCCTTGAGCTGATGCTCGACGGAGCGGCCAGTCCGGCCCAAATCGGCGCCTTCCTAATCGCGCACCGCATACGCAGGCCCGAGCCCCAGGAACTCACCGGGATGCTTGATGTTTACCGCCAGCGCGGCCCTCAACTCAGGACCGAGAAGCCGGCCATCAGCTTCGGCATGCCCTTCGACGGGCGAACCCGAACGGCCCCCATTTATCCCCTGACCGCCCTGGTGCTCTCCAGCGCCGGACTGCCCGTGGTCCTGCAAGGGGCGGGCCGGATTCCGGTGAAGTACGGCATCACCGCCATGGAGCTCTTCGCGGCCCTGGGCCTCCAACTTGCCGGCCGCAGCGTTGCGTGGGTGCAAGAGAAACTCCAGCGCTGCGATCTCGCCCTGGTGCATCAACCCGATCACCTGCCCGACGCCGAATCCCTGATTCCCTATCGGGAGGACCTCGGCAAGCGACCACCCCTCGCGAGCCTGGAACTGCTCTGGACTGCGCACCAAGGCGAGCATCTCCTGGTCAGTGGCTTTGTGCACCCACCCACCGAAGCGCGGGCCTGGAAAGCACTCGAGCTGGCCGGCGAAACCAACGTGCTCACCGTCAAAGGCCTCGAAGGAAGCACCGATCTGCCCATCAGCCGGGCATGCGTCACCGGCAGGCCTCGCCCGGGGGACGAGGGACGCCAAATCCTCCACCCCAGGGACAACGGCTGCTACGGGGCTGATCCCCTGTGGGAAGGACTGGAGACCTGGAGCAGCCAAGCCGCGGCCGCCCTCGGCGGACAAGGGGAGCTCGCGACCGCCCTGGTCTGGAATGCCGGCACCTACCTCTGGCAGACGGGGCTCGAAAGCACCCACGCCAACGGACTTGAGCGGAGCCGGGAACTGCTCCGCTCAGGGGCCGTCATGACCCATCTCCAACGGCTCCGCCAGGAGATGGGTTGA
- the cynS gene encoding cyanase, whose amino-acid sequence MAAPSAATITATLMAAKKAKGLSFSDLESALGRDEVWIASLFYGQSTASPEEAQKLAELLSLDHAITEALQAFPTKGGLDPVIPTDPLIYRFYEIMQVYGMPLKDVIQEKFGDGIMSAIDFTLDVDKVEDPAGDRVKVTMCGKFLPYKKW is encoded by the coding sequence TTGGCTGCCCCTTCTGCGGCCACCATCACCGCCACATTGATGGCAGCCAAGAAGGCCAAAGGCCTGAGCTTTTCCGATCTGGAATCCGCGCTGGGTCGTGACGAAGTCTGGATCGCTTCATTGTTCTACGGTCAGTCGACTGCATCGCCTGAAGAAGCTCAAAAGCTTGCCGAACTGTTGAGCCTGGATCACGCCATTACTGAGGCCCTGCAGGCGTTCCCGACCAAGGGTGGCCTCGATCCCGTGATCCCCACCGATCCTCTGATCTATCGCTTCTACGAGATCATGCAGGTCTACGGGATGCCCCTGAAGGACGTCATTCAGGAGAAGTTTGGCGATGGAATCATGAGTGCCATCGACTTCACCCTGGACGTCGACAAAGTGGAAGATCCTGCCGGTGACCGAGTCAAAGTGACGATGTGCGGCAAATTCCTTCCCTATAAAAAGTGGTGA
- a CDS encoding formate/nitrite transporter family protein has product MDYVLPNELVDGMIAAGGKKSTVSVKNLLIRGFYSGAILGLAVILALTVGITVKAPFVGSLLFPFGFASIVLFGMELVTGNFALLPMATWAGKSTWGSTFRNWAWVWVGNWLGTAVVAVIMAISLTSGTMNGAADNVGPPIWDAVAQKIMALNVINVEKKYEALGSMGFFLAFLRGLVANWLVCLGVTMALVSKSVPGKILACWLPITAFQSMGMEHIVVNQFLHTAGPILGSGVPYTKVIFWNFLPVTLGNIVGGMVFIGMLFYSTHRTKVSNVLPTEHDEKLERELAAELGAR; this is encoded by the coding sequence ATGGATTACGTCCTTCCCAATGAGCTCGTCGACGGCATGATTGCCGCCGGCGGCAAGAAATCAACCGTCAGCGTTAAAAACCTGCTGATCCGTGGCTTTTATTCCGGCGCCATCCTTGGCTTGGCAGTGATCTTGGCTCTCACGGTGGGCATCACCGTGAAGGCACCCTTCGTTGGCTCACTGCTCTTCCCCTTCGGTTTCGCCAGCATCGTGCTGTTCGGCATGGAACTGGTGACGGGCAACTTCGCCCTGCTACCGATGGCGACCTGGGCTGGCAAAAGCACCTGGGGCTCCACCTTCCGGAACTGGGCCTGGGTGTGGGTTGGCAACTGGCTCGGAACCGCCGTTGTGGCCGTGATCATGGCGATCAGCCTCACCAGCGGCACCATGAATGGCGCAGCTGACAACGTCGGACCTCCGATCTGGGATGCGGTTGCACAAAAAATCATGGCCCTCAACGTGATCAACGTTGAAAAGAAGTACGAGGCTCTTGGAAGCATGGGCTTCTTCCTCGCCTTCCTGCGCGGCCTGGTCGCGAACTGGCTGGTCTGCCTCGGCGTGACCATGGCCCTGGTGAGCAAGAGCGTCCCAGGCAAAATCCTGGCTTGCTGGCTCCCCATCACGGCTTTCCAATCGATGGGCATGGAGCACATCGTTGTGAATCAATTCCTGCACACCGCAGGCCCCATCCTTGGCTCAGGCGTTCCTTACACCAAGGTGATCTTCTGGAACTTCCTGCCCGTCACCCTCGGCAACATCGTGGGCGGAATGGTGTTCATCGGAATGCTCTTCTACAGCACCCATCGCACCAAGGTGAGCAACGTCCTGCCGACTGAGCACGACGAGAAGCTGGAACGCGAATTGGCTGCCGAACTGGGTGCTCGCTGA
- a CDS encoding ferredoxin--nitrite reductase, giving the protein MTSATPQRKSDLFSRFVNWISNSGDDKAPVNRPNGSPDIVSRLMNRISG; this is encoded by the coding sequence GTGACTTCAGCAACACCCCAACGCAAAAGCGACCTCTTCTCTCGCTTTGTCAATTGGATCAGCAACAGCGGCGACGACAAAGCTCCGGTCAATCGGCCCAACGGCAGTCCAGACATCGTCTCCCGTTTGATGAACCGCATCAGCGGTTAA